Proteins encoded in a region of the Carassius auratus strain Wakin chromosome 21, ASM336829v1, whole genome shotgun sequence genome:
- the LOC113038336 gene encoding D(1)-like dopamine receptor, whose product MDVNYSTVLDSSVSQRNSSKRVLTGCFLSLLIMTTLLGNTLVCAAVTKFRHLRSKVTNFFVISLAISDLLVAILVMPWKAATEIVGFWPFGAFCDVWVAFDIMCSTASILNLCVISVDRYWAISSPFRYERKMTPKVAFIMISVAWTLSILISFIPVQLNWHKAQATSYTELNGTYSEPPPDNCDSSLNRTYAISSSLISFYIPVAIMLVTYTRIYRIAQKQIRRISALERAAESAKNRHSSMGNNGNMESESSFKMSFKRETKVLKTLSVIMGVFVCCWLPFFILNCMVPFCNPNESSDFLCISSTTFDVFVWFGWANSSLNPIIYAFNADFRKAFSILLGCHRLCPGSNAIEIVSINNNGGPPSTSQYQRKGQIPKEGINSNYVIPHSILCQEEENQKREDDSGIKTFEKLSPSMSGNLDSDADVSLEKINPITQNGQHKSIIC is encoded by the coding sequence ATGGATGTGAACTATTCCACGGTCCTGGACAGCAGTGTGTCGCAGCGCAATTCGTCGAAGCGAGTTCTCACTGGTTGTTTCCTCTCGCTCCTCATCATGACCACCCTGCTGGGCAACACTTTGGTCTGCGCTGCGGTCACAAAGTTTCGGCACCTGCGCTCAAAAGTCACCAACTTCTTTGTTATATCGCTAGCTATTTCCGACTTGCTGGTGGCCATTTTAGTGATGCCATGGAAAGCGGCCACAGAGATTGTAGGGTTTTGGCCATTTGGCGCCTTCTGCGATGTCTGGGTGGCCTTTGACATCATGTGCTCCACCGCTTCCATCTTGAATCTGTGCGTCATCAGCGTGGACCGCTACTGGGCCATTTCCAGCCCATTCCGCTACGAGCGCAAGATGACACCCAAGGTGGCGTTCATCATGATAAGTGTGGCGTGGACGCTGTCCATCCTTATATCTTTCATCCCCGTGCAGCTGAACTGGCACAAAGCCCAAGCGACCAGTTACACAGAGCTGAACGGCACCTACAGCGAGCCTCCCCCAGATAACTGCGACTCCAGCCTTAATCGGACATATGCCATCTCCTCCTCCCTGATCAGTTTTTACATTCCTGTGGCCATTATGCTGGTCACTTACACTCGCATCTACCGCATTGCCCAGAAGCAGATACGCCGGATCTCGGCACTCGAAAGAGCAGCCGAAAGCGCCAAGAACCGCCACAGTAGCATGGGAAACAACGGCAATATGGAGTCTGAAAGTTCCTTCAAGATGTCCTTCAAGCGTGAAACCAAAGTTCTCAAGACCCTCTCGGTCATCATGGGCGTTTTCGTGTGCTGCTGGCTGCCCTTCTTCATCTTGAACTGCATGGTTCCTTTCTGTAACCCCAACGAGAGCTCTGACTTCTTGTGCATCAGTTCTACCACCTTTGATGTGTTTGTCTGGTTCGGTTGGGCCAACTCCTCACTCAACCCCATCATCTATGCCTTCAATGCTGACTTCCGAAAGGCATTCTCCATCCTGCTGGGCTGCCATCGACTCTGCCCTGGCAGCAATGCTATAGAGATTGTGAGTATCAACAACAACGGTGGCCCTCCATCCACTTCTCAGTATCAGCGTAAGGGCCAAATCCCCAAGGAGGGTATCAACAGCAACTATGTGATCCCTCACAGCATCCTCTGCCAGGAAGAGGAGAACCAGAAGAGGGAGGATGACTCTGGGATAAAGACCTTTGAGAAACTGTCACCTTCCATGTCAGGCAATTTGGATAGCGATGCAGATGTCTCGCTAGAAAAGATAAACCCCATAACACAAAATGGGCAGCACAAATCCATAATCTGCTGA